The genomic window GAACCCTTCTTAAGCAAGAATGGAAATCCGATTTTAAACTTACTCTTGACAAAGTCACGTTTGATATAAAACACAAGCAGTGTCAAGAAAACCAGCAACATGACACCGACAGTCAGGAGagaccagcgccacctgtcagCTGCAACAAGAACACATTTGATTTGTTCCCAGTCTTATtcagtgattgtttttttttgtttgttttcatcattacaAAAGTGTGTCAAACTTACACTGATTAAAACAGAACGGACCCAACTCATGTCTCATTCCCTCTATTTTCACCtggacaaatgaataaacatagGATTCAGACACCGTGTGACTCAGTGTTTGTCAGTTGagaacacacagcagtgttATTTATGAGGTGCTGATGACtgagaaataagacaaaaacattggcatacattttttttcttttttactgaaAGTGATGACATTTGGGCCCTCAGACCTCTTCGAGGGCAGAAACACTCTGACACTGGCACTCATTTATAACGTAGGCCACGCCTACTTGACACATGTGCAGGCAATCACAGCAATTAGCCTCCACCTGTTGGGAGGGAGCAATCAATCAGGAGTAACTTCACAGTGAAACATAAAGAGAAACAGGAGTTTGCAGTAAGACAAAAGTGTTTCTAATAGATGCACAGGCATAAATACCTTTCCTGCAAACAATCTCACTACTGTTCTGCTGCAGAAGACATTTTCTTCCATATTCTAATATTAGAAtaagtaatgataataataacaaactttatttgtatggcACCTTTGCTCCACAACAAAAGggaaatataatttaaaaaaaagagagatgcaAATAcgccaataaaacacaacacagggtggaataaactGGGAAGTGGCTCGAGTCAAGAGgttaaaaaccctgttttaactgtaaaatatactaaaaatgcaaatcaaacacaacacagggtggaataaaagaaggctagagtaaaaagatatgttttctttttaaaatatctaGTGAACTGTCTTCCCGTTCAGGGGCGTAAGTAACAAAGGAGTCAGTGGTTAAAGCGTGGACAACAAAAGAGTCCACTaaactctgtctgtgtttctaaAATTGTTTATCTTTCTCTTATTGAAAGtcttttcactttttctcttATCTTCTGGTGAAATGGGCTTTTCTGTGAACGACAAGACGACAAGGTCAAGGTCTGCTCGCAGATTATTGGAGTCCAGTTGAAGGACCTGGTCATTAGTGAACCTCACTGCAACTCTTTCATTCCCTCTGTTATCATTAATTATTTGTCATTAATTATTAACTATTAATTGCTCAGTGTCAAAGTTGCTTGTCTCCCTGCGACTGCTTCATAATGTTGTAATAATGTTGTAATTCATTTACTAttgtattttgcttttatgGCTGGGAAACTGTTAAGCTGAATTGTCCATAGTTGGATAAATCAAGTTATCTAAAACATGTCAGATCTTTCACATTTACGGTTAAAAGAATGAATGGAATTTTCAGCCTATTCCTTCAACTTGCAGTCTCCAAATATCATTCATTACTTGTGATTTTCCACCAGTCAACAGTGAGGTCATCTGAGCAATATTAAGCCTGGTCTGCACTTTACAATTAGCTTGGAAGGTTTTTAATGGACCTGCTCTGTATCTCATGAGGTGCAATCACGATCACACACAGCTGATGCAGATCAGCAGATTAGACTTCACACAGGTAAAGCGTGTCATCAGTCACGTCCTACTGAATGCATTTAGTTTTTGGATATATTTCCTACTTTCAATCCCTCATTTTAACTTTCAACTTCATAAAAGACATTCATTCAATTTGTCATGCAAACCCACTGCAATTTCTTCAACAAATATTATCAGACAGATTACCTATACACAGATCTTAGTATAGGTagttaccctaaccctaaccctacccttacccttaccctacccTTACCCTTAAAACCTGATgttaaaacctttaaatatagTAGTTTTACTGTTTCTAATACCAAGTTACCCTTGATTGATTGCTCGCTCCCAACAGGTGGAGGCTCATTGCCGTGATTGCCTGCATGTGTGTCAAGTGGGCGTGGCCCATGTTATAAATGAGTGTCACAGTGTTTCTGCTCGTGAAGaggccaaaataaaagctgttttaGTTGAGAAGACTTTACCATAACACATGGTGAGGGCTGAAGGTCAATGTCTTCAAAAACACCTCTTCTCTCCTGGAAGAGAGTGAATCCTCTTTAAATTCAGAGATTCTTATTTCAGTGTGAatacaagttttgtttttcttacccAGAGTCCTTTACTGTTCTGTCTCCATGCGCCCTCTGCCAGCTTTTGTCTGAAACCCTTCatctctctgcagctgctctctCTGCGACACGGCCACACTTCACCGTCCAGCCTGCAGGGGGCAGACAGGTTCCACAACAGCATTGGGCCATAGTTGTTTGTTGgtctcactgacactgacacgtTCCGCCACACAGTCTTATGGGAGAAATCTGGACACACAGGAGACAGAATGCATAAAGTACAACACTCTTCACACAGTGAACTTGACCAAAGAGAAGAGGAACCTAGTGCTTCTCACCCATGTTTGTGAAGGGACACCACTGAGCGCGCACATGCTTGTCGTCGTACCATGCCTGTTTAAAAAGCCAGAAACACATGAGTCATATGAGGACATGGTGATGTTGACATGTTAGCTGTGTGGAGTAACTATGAGATTACCATGAGACACATGCAACGGGTCACAGAGGAGAGTGGGATGGTTCCTCTGTTCCACCTCTGTAAAATAACATGGAGAGAAAAATGCATCGTCTACAAGACATTAGACTggagtgcaaaatgtgcatcatactgctgaggttggacGCAGTAGAAATCAAATAGACCAACAAACTAAAGACATAGGGAGTCACTGTTAATGTGACCTGTAGaaacaaacctggcaacccacaaatctaaggaggaggaggcagaaaaCTCTCTCCAATGGCTgcagtttacattttaatacataCAATAtcaatctgttttattttcatttgatagTGTAGTGGCAAATGTAAACTGAAGTCTTGTAGTCTATAGATCGATTGATCTCGATCCACGTTCaagagattcaagattcaaagattcaaagtgtttattgtcatatgcacagtaaagaaacacgtttccctgtacaatgaaattcttactttgctgtccactcaaaaacaccagcataaagtaaaaagtaaaaaagagatgcttttgtaaaaaaagtataaatatacataagaaaaatataaatattacaaagagactaaaataacatatatgcataaaataagtgtaaaaataagaactgtacactGTTCACTTTCCTTGCAAGAATATTTACTCAAAGGCTTAATTCCAACAGTTTAACGACTTTCACTGTTCACAAATAACACTGTGAGGAGTAATcctgcattaatcatttaacctctaaactaaatcaaatcaaaatatagATAgcgtttgtttacattttgatttttattacagTACTGTGGCCCGATGAGGCAGGTTGTGATTTCTGAATATGGGTATATGAGTAACATCTGTCTCTGGCTCTGGTTAATGTGAAAACAGACCTGGAGAACAGTAACCTAGTGTCACCAAATCTAGGCAACGATAACACTGACCTGACACATTCCGTTCTTCTCGTATTGGatgcacagagagaggaagctGTCGTTTCTGCCGTCAAACTGCAGCTCCACGGAATTCATCTCTTTCGGAATTACAGTCCTGAGTTCAGGGACTGAAGATAAGAAAGTAAAAACTGGTTTAGTGTCACAAAAGTGAGTCacaaggaaaaataataaatgtgttgttagtgTGGGTTGTTTCTTTTCCCTACCACGACATTCTTCGGCACATTTCTTTAGCTTCTGTGAGCACACTGAGGAAATATGGTGATGTTAAGCactgatgtgtgtatgtgtttatttatatatataaatatatatatatatatatatatatataaatatatatatagatatatatttatatatatatctatatatatatatggacaaACGTTACCTTTGTTCAGAGAGGGAGCATCAACTTCTTGAGTCAGATGGAGAAATTTATGAGGATAAACCAAAACTTTGTTGCCGAAGGAAACCCCAGCTGGCTGAGTAATCACCATGGATATCTAATAAAAGACGGAGATATACACGTAGACTTTATACAACATGGTGGCTTGAAGTAAGAATTGTAGTTGTGGACAGACCGGCACAGTACCTGTGTGTGGTTTTGCTGTGTAATCGCTGTGTGATTGACTGTAAACTCCACCTTCTTGCATGTTGGCATGGTCGATGGAGTCTTGTAACACATCGTCACTGATGCTGCAGCAAATGTGACAGCGATGCAAATTTAAATTGATTGAAATATTGTTTGTTACACAATTTAATTTCCATGTTTAGTGATGATTGCCCAGCCTTCCACAGCTCTCTGTGACATATTTGGAGTTTCCACATGTTGTTATTACACTTCCATGTGtcattattcttcttcttcatattaTTTGCATAGTAtgcaaagtgtaaaaaaactgtgaaatcagCACATCAAGCCCAAGATAACATGGATGATATTGTCTTGTTTGCAGTTGATAACAACTAGAGATAATTTGCTTATATCTTGTATAAAACGTTTACCATCAAATGATTTACATCCCATGATGTCATGTTCCAAAGTACGTGGTTGTTCAGttttgtgggttgttttttttttcctgggatTATGCAAAATAATGAAGCCAATCCAAAAagtttggatttaaaatgtctgcAAAGCACTCGGAACATTTGTCTCCAAAAAAGATCAAAGTGCAGAGCAAAACCGAAAGGGAAACTGGTTCACTGGGTCATTTTTGGCAAACAATAAAGAGGAGTACATTTTACAGTGTCACCTTCTGAGTTTCTGGCTCCCTCCGAGTCAAACTCCTCATCAAGTTCAGTGCTGCCTTCAAACTCCACGTTGGTGTCATGGACGTGGAGCTCGATGTCTATCACCAGACATAAAAAGCACCGGTCGCTGGTCTTTGAGCAGAACTTGAAATCTGCTGTCACCTTTTGAACGTCCACGCCGTCGCTCTCCGCCAGGAGGAACATCTCGTCCTTCATGGTGCATTTAGAGAGACCCTGAATAGAGAAGATTggaaatgatgtcacagttgatttaaaatcagtttgaagagcaaatattattgttttttatatatgtaataaAGTTATTGAGAGGTGTCTATTCATGTGCATACTACATCAGTATGATGGAATACTGTGAGCTAGCTTTGAGAATAAAACATTCTGTCAGTAGAAGAGTAATCCTGTCATCACCTGTGAGCACATGACCGTATCACTGTCGTATCCAGAAGGCTCCAAACCCGAGGCCGACACGTGTAGAATCAGTAAAACCCGCCAAACGAAACGTCCGGGGTGAAACATTCTGCCTCAGGTTACGGAGAAAAGGTTTGACACCTACAGCGTTTTCTTTCCCCAAAAGCAACGTGTTAAACGAGTCCAGTGTTTGACGACGACATCCTGGAGACCTCGGgttgttttctttggttttgtgtgttttcttctagCTGCCAACAAGTTATCACACAAACGacagcttcagtgtgtgttACCTGTTTGAAATGACACCAGTTATTGGATAGAAACATTGTTGGATACTCACCATTCTCTAAACTCCTGTGGCGAGTGTGTTTTCATCTCAGCTCTGCATCTTCACTAAGTTGCGTGTGAGTCATTGTGCGAGAATTGCACCACACTGCATGTCAGTGTCTTGAGTCAGGTGACGCCCCACCTCTCCCGTTCTGTCTCGCTCAGTTTGTGACTTATTTAAACTCAGCACAGTCTAACTAATCATTAAACTTCCTCATAACTGTGTAACCAGCCCAGCCTTGACAGGATAAAAGTCCATGTCTATTAATGAGGCAAAACAAGCCTGCAACTTGACACTTGAGTGTTCAGTGTTGGTTTGTtggcaacagtgtgtgtgtgtatgtgtttgtgtgtgtgtgtgttgtgggtttGTCTTGCTATGTGGCTCAATAAGATTCTTTGCTCAGTTGTTCCCAGGAAGCTGTGCCTCGACAAACAAGTTTATCACCTCCAATCGAAACAAACCGCATACCATCGTCGACCTTTGACCCACACttacattaaaagaaaatgcgGTTCAGAGCGTGCGATGAAACACAAACCTGGCGTAGATCATCGCAGCAGCTCAACTGGTTTGACGACATAAAGTTGAACCTGACACAGAACTGCTGTTTTGCCTGTCACTCTCTTGTGTACTCTGTAAACTGTCTTTTGGTTTTATATGTACAGTAGATTTATGATCTAttgtgctttgctttgcttttgtattcaaaagtaaacatttgACTTGTGTACTGTTCTACTTTGACAGAGTAGTtcccaaacagaaacagaacaaaattTGACTCTTAAGTCCAAACTCTGCTGCTAACTAGGTTCTTAAaagttcagtgtgtaagaattaataATTTAACTGTCAGACTGTGAACTATGGAGGCCTCTGCATACCACAAAGGATGTCATCCTTCTTCTTtggttttaacccttagaacacagagcatttcggctgcttttttccatgactatgtttaaacgtatagtgtgtgtgtgtgtgtgtgtgttttcagcacaacctatgcaaactgatggaaaaagaaatgattttcgccgactatataaacacacctgagcaaaaagtactcaaaatatttaatgtaaatgtacaatCAGAATGAATCTTTGAAatgtggaaatacgtcacagttcaaagttcacttggctcaaaACAACGTTCCATTTTGTGacgtctgcacaattattgctactttatatcacgactaaaatgctctgtgttctaggGATTCAACTCAAATGTTAATACTAATATTTTgcaattaacttttttttaatcaaacctgCCTCATATCTGTTCAGCTTTTCACCATCTGCCATAACAAAATACTTTACTGTGATATCGTGTTTGGGTGTTTTACTGAAGAACAAATGCCAAGTTATTCTTAATAATTTCAAAGAATGAAACCAAAGAATGGACTAACCCGTTAAACTCCAAACTGAAATCTATTTATTGACCCGTTtcctttttaatcatttcaaggcgttttcaacatttttcttttttcctaatTAAAGCTGCATGACAATGAAATCATCCAACGGTCTCTGCAGAGCAGTGGCAGCAGACACGAGCCAGCATTCCAGTGTTGGAGGAGAGGCAATGCTATAGTCAACAGCACtggatctacacacacacacacacacacacacacaaaaccataaaTGGTCACATACATTTGTATATTAGCATAATAATTATTGTAGCATATCAAAAAAAGCCAAGAATACACAGCACATGTACCTGGTCACGTCAAACACTTGGTCATTAATCTTCAGTTTAGTTCCAGGACTTTGCTGCACCTCCTCATAAACTGTGGCGTTTAGACCTGGACGCACAGAAGACAAACTTACAgcagtttaaaaatacattacagTTCCATTAAAACTAcagtcaaatgagttcacacagctGCGATTGTTTGTGATTCTCGTGCAGCCTCGTATTgctgcgcacaggaagtgatttgacagacagaggcaacagcaacatagTGCAAGTAAGTAAGtatgtcagttttatttatgtaagtTGTATTTACATTGCACCTTTCACAGGTACGGAATCATAAAGTGCTCATAAATCACAAAAGCACATACTAACACGACCTTTTCACTCACCTAAAATTCCGTGGGCGTAGGCGTTGTCAGCTGGCTGCTGTCTTATCGCCGGCCACAGGAATTTCATGCCGTCTTTCTCATGAAGTAAGACGACGAGGCGTACGTCTCCAGCTGCAACATCCACCTCCTTGTTCCGCTTGATTACCGTCACACTGTAGAAAAACATGCAACAGTTCACATTTCACTGCAGACACTAAAGCAAACCGACATCAACATTGTATTCAACTATTTTGTCCCCGTTAccgataaataataataataataataataatcggcACCGGAAATAATCTCAAATGATCTCAATATGCGTACACAAATGTGACAACTGAGAAGTCTCGTGTTACAGATACAACAGACAATGTAACATTCATTTatgaataaagaataataataataatgtattacaCATATTTCAATATAATGTAACTTTGATTTTCCTGAAAGAAAAAGCAGAGCAAACTATTTAGACAAACTTGTTGAATGGGAGAGATTTTTTATAGCCCAGTCTGAGACCCACTTGCAAAACCTCCAAGGCCAATCAGTGGGATGTGATCCACACTTATAGATTGTATACTATTAATACCACACCACATTGCAAACGTCTTCTAGTGGCTAGAAGTTTCCTTTATCACTTAATTTGTGTCATGACAAACTGTAACAGTAGATTAGTTTATACTGGTCCTAACTGTTTGCCCTTTTCAAGACACTACGCATATTTCCCCcagattatttcaaaataagagttgcTGTGATGTGAAGTAAGGCCTCACACCTGTTCACACCACTGACTACTGACCATTAACACTGTACGCTTACCCCCCGGCTGTGATCGGGTCCTCTCCGGTGTGGTGTGACGTCTTATTTCCCTCTCGCACAATGATTTCACTGGTGTTTATCTCCACGTGTTGGTCAGCGCTGAAGTGAATGACAATCTTTGTGAAGCCACCATTGGCAGAAGAGTCCAGCTCACCATTGACGGACAgctctggttaaaaaaaaaacaacaaaaaaaacaaattcaactcGGGAGTAAATAAGGATTTCTACATGGGACGTATTGACACAGAGATTCTGAGCAgaataaaaaattatattatcTACTTTCTATGACGATGGAGGACAAAAGGAGAGGCGTCAAACTTTCTatcatgtttaaataaaaacacatgaccTATGACCTCCTCTTCATCGTTCCATATCACACAAGCACTCTTACTTTGAAGCTCTGTGAAATATCtttgaatatctttattgcaaTATTTATTGTGTGATGACTTTGAGCTTTTTTCATTGGCCCAcatggtcatttgagtttgacacctctgctgtAAGGAACAGGAACTTTACTGACCCCTGCTGGAATAGTGAAGCAGTTTAAGGCGAGCGTCTCCAGTGACGTCAAAGCACAGGGGAAGAGACTGAGTTTTTAGCAAAAACCTGTGGGAAGAAGGAACTagagacacacagagtcacTCAGTGGGATGAAAATGCATGTTCTAAAAATCTATTACCAGTTTAACACATGGtaaatacacaactccttatatggacatcctgggggcgtgtgtgtgtttataggtcacaaattcaggctttaaaaaaatatgggttttttttcgtcttatgtgttgttgagtcaacattatgattcattttatatcgcatttttagtcgcgatataaagtagcaataattgtgcagaagtcacaaaagagcttttttgaactg from Solea senegalensis isolate Sse05_10M linkage group LG4, IFAPA_SoseM_1, whole genome shotgun sequence includes these protein-coding regions:
- the il17rc gene encoding interleukin-17 receptor C, producing MFHPGRFVWRVLLILHVSASGLEPSGYDSDTVMCSQGLSKCTMKDEMFLLAESDGVDVQKVTADFKFCSKTSDRCFLCLVIDIELHVHDTNVEFEGSTELDEEFDSEGARNSEASVTMCYKTPSTMPTCKKVEFTVNHTAITQQNHTQISMVITQPAGVSFGNKVLVYPHKFLHLTQEVDAPSLNKVCSQKLKKCAEECRVPELRTVIPKEMNSVELQFDGRNDSFLSLCIQYEKNGMCQRWNRGTIPLSSVTRCMCLMAWYDDKHVRAQWCPFTNMDFSHKTVWRNVSVSVRPTNNYGPMLLWNLSAPCRLDGEVWPCRRESSCREMKGFRQKLAEGAWRQNSKGLWERRGVFEDIDLQPSPCVMVKIEGMRHELGPFCFNQSDRWRWSLLTVGVMLLVFLTLLVFYIKRDFVKKWAWSWHHGGFVKIGRKDHVVLLSPPDVDNVVAESVCGLGSLLCNQGLDVTVDQWSRTEQSTLGPLPWLHSQLLKLNHQESRVVVVLTHSALQRAEEWTCQYKDEVVTKKEDEGPCQVWSPYSDVFTASLRLIHAHRQQGGAGERFLLVKFASSPINDKNLPELLQGLPLFQLPSQTQALLTELRLGVKARTSRGKSRWKRCGSDGWRAKTKNSETKPLNHLPGKT